The Planctomycetia bacterium genome contains the following window.
CGCGCCGTCGCAGCCGACAAAGCGTCTGCTCCGGCTTACGGTCGCCGGGCGGAGCCCGGCTCCGCGCAAGCGATTGATTGCACCGTTGATGGCGCTCTCGGCAGCCGGTGGATCGGCGGAAGCTCGAGGCTATCCTGCCTCAGCGACGAGACTTCTGCCGTCCGCCGGCGGATTGGGCTCGAAAGACCGCGTCAGGCCGTCTTCGCCTCGTCGAGGGCCTGCTGGAGCTTGGCCTTGGGCTGCACGCCCATGTACTGCTGCACGAGGGTGCCGCCGCTGAAGATCATGATCGTGGGGATGCTCGCCACGTTGTACGACATCGCCAGTTTCTGGTTGTCGTCAACGTTGACCTTGCCGACCTTGAATGAGCCGGCGTTCTCCACGGCCAGTTCCTCGATCATCGGGCCGATCATCCGGCAGGGGCCGCACCACGGGGCCCAGAAGTCGACGAGCACGGGGACGGTGGACTGGAGCACTTCGCTCTGGAAGTTGGCGTCGGTGAATTCGAGGGCGGATCCCATCGTCGTGGCGGTCTCCTGAGGTTTGCGGAGGGTCTGAACCGGGCTACGATCGAATCCGCGACCGGGCTGCCCGGAGGCCCGTGCGGCTGTCGCGAGTATAGCGGCCGCGCGCCGAATTGGTCAGGATCGGCCCATGGAACCAGTGCATCGAATCCATCTCGGCAATGCCTGGGAGCCGCCGGCGCCGGGGGCTGGCGGCGGCTGGCGGCGGCACTTCGGCCTGCCGTCCGGCCTGGGGCCGGGAACGCAGGTCTGGCTCGTGATCGAACAGCCCATGACATGTGGCGTGGTGCTCAACACGCACGCCCTGCCGGCGGCCGTCGCCGGTGCCGAGTACCGCCACGAGGTGGGCGGGCTGCTCGCCCAGCGGAACGAACTCGTGCTCCTGCCCGGGGCAATGCCTGCGGCCACGGAGACGGCGGCCACGGAACGCGGTCGCCAGCCCCTGCCCGCCGTCTGTGGGCGAGTGTGGCTGGAGATCGCCGAGCCGGTGTCCTGACTCCTGTCGGCCGTCCTTGACATCGGAGTGGCCCGATCGCTACGAACGACATTGGGTGCCGGGCGGCGTTGTCGTCACCCGTTCGCCGGTCGCACCGGCTTTCTCGCAGGGAGTAAATCAGATGTCGATCGTTCGCGTGGGCAGTTCCACCCCGTATGCCGCCGGCTGGGACCATATCTTCGGTGGGGCCAATGGGGGCCGCGCAGCCAAGCGCGGAGCCAAGAAAGCTGGCAGCAAGAGGACTGTGAGCAAGAAGGCCGCCACGGCATCCAAATCAGGGTCCGTCGCGGCAGCCGGAAAATCGAAGGCGAAAGCACCCACGGCCAGGGCTGCAACAAAGAAGCCGGGCCGCGCCAAGAAGTAGGCATGGGGGCGATTGCCGGCGACGAGCCGCGTCACGACGCCGGCGGCCGGCCGAGTTCCCGGGCCCGGGCCGCGGCCGCGACCACCGCGTCGCCCACCGCGCCGCGCACGCCGCGCTGCTCCAGCACCGCCAGGCCCGCGATCGTCGTGCCCCCGGGACTCGCCACCCGGTCCTTGATCTGCGCCGGATGCTCGCCGGTCTGCTCCAGAAGCGCCGCCGTGCCGGCGAGCGTCTCGATCGCCAGCGCCAGCGCCAGCGGCCGCGGCAGCCCGGCGCGGACTCCGCCGTCCGCGAGCGCCTCCACGAGCACGGCGACGAAGCCGGGGCCCGATCCCGACAGCCCGGTCACCGCGTCGAGCAGCGACTCGTCCGCCTCGTGCACGCTGCCGACGGCCCGCAGCAGTTCCATGACCCGCGCGAAGCGGTCCGCCGGCACGTCGGCCGTGCGACAGGCGACGGAGACGCCGCGGCCCACAAGACAGGGCGTGTTGGGCATGACGCGGACGACCCGGCGCGTGCCCGTGATGTCAGCGATCGCCGCCAGCGACAGGCCGGCCACGATCGACACGACGACGGCGTCGGCGGGAACGGCGAGGCCGCAGCAGGCCGCGACCGCCTGCTGCGGCTTGACCGCGAGGATGACGGTGTCGGCGCCGGTGACGGCCTCCGCCGCCGAGGCCGCGAAGCGGATCTCCGGAAGGCGGGCCGCGAGCCGCTCCCGCGCCGGCGGATGAGGATCGAACACCGTCATCGACGACGCCGGCACCAGGCCCGACCGCTGAAAACCCTCGGCCAGCGCCAGCGCCATCTGGCCGCCGCCGATCATCGCGATCCGGTCGCCGGCGCCGGGACGGCCGACTTTCGCATGCGCGGTCATCGGGCAACCTCGCCGACCGCCGCGCGGATGGCCGCGGTGTCCGGCCGGCTCGCCCAGAGCTGGCTCGACGCCCCCCGGCCGCCGCCGTCTCCACCCCGGCTCGCGGTCCACATCAGCAGGCTGCCGTCGGGGGAAAAGACGGGGAGGACGTCGGCCCCCTCGTGGTCGGTGAGCCGCACCGGCGTCCCGATGCGGAAGCCGCCGTCGTCGGCTGAGTAGCGGGCGATCCACAGGTCGTAGTTGGGCCGGGCCGTCGGATCGGAGTGATCGGCTCCGGTCCAGATCAGCCATGGTTCGCGCGGATGCCAGTAGGGCGCCCAGCGCACCCCCTTCCCTGCCGTGATCGCCACGTCGCCGCTGCCGTCCGCCCGCATGACATGGATCTGGAGCATGTCCTTCTCCAGCCGGTCGGTGCGGTAGGTGATCCAGCGGCCGTCGGGGGAGAAAAACGGCCCGCCGTCGTAGCCCGGCGCGTTGGTGAGCTGCCGGACGTTGCCGCCGTCGGCGTCCATCACGTAGATGTCTGGGTCGCCGTCGCGGTCGCTGACGAAGAGAATCCGTGTGCCGTCCGGCGAGAAGGAGCACTCCGCGTCGTAGCCCGGCTCGCGGGTCAGCCGCACGAGGTCGGTGCCGTTGAGCTTCGCCGTGAAGATGTCCATGCAGGGGTCGAAGTCCCACTGGTAGCGCCGGCGCCGGCCGGTCCGCCGGTCCTCCTCCGCCTGCTCACGGGCCTGCGTCTCGGTGGCGTCGATGTTCGGATCGAGGTGGCTCGACGCGAACAGGAGCCGGGTGCCGTCGGGGGAGAACCAGCTGCAGGTCGTGCGGCCGCGGCCCGGGCTCACCCGGCGCGGCGGCGCGGGCTTGATCGCCGCGGCGTCGAAGTCCTGGACGAAGATCTGATAAAAAGGAAACCCGTCGGGCACGGCCTGGTAGCAGATCTGGCGGGCAGCGGGGGAAAAATAGCCCTCTCCGGCCTTGGGCATGCCGGCCGTGACCGGCAGCGGCGGCGAGAGGAACGTTCCCTCCAGCGCCGACGGCGCCGTCGGCGGCGCGGCGTCCGCGACGGCGTGCATCAGGAACAGGACCGCGGCCAGAAGCAGCCCCGGTCCGCAGAACGGCATCCACTGCGGCGATTCGGTCGGCACGTAGTTGCAGATTTTGATCATGGAACTCAGTATAGCCCCGTGAGTTCTGGCCGCAGGAGGCGACGCGAGTGAAGATTTACACCAAGACCGGCGATGCCGGCGAGACGGGCCTCTTCGGCGGTCCCCGGGTCCGCAAGGATCATGCGCGGATCGAGGCCTTCGGCACGGTGGACGAGCTCAACAGCCAGCTCGGCGTGGTGCGGACGCTGGCCGCCGCGGCCGGTTTCGATCCGCTCCTGCGCCGTGTGCAGTGCGAGCTCTTCGACCTCGGTGCCCAGCTCGCCACGCCCGGCGCCGACGAGGAACGGATCACGCCGGGGCACGTCACGGCACTGGAACAGGAGATCGACCGGCACGAGGCGGGGCTCGAGCCGCTCAGGTGCTTCATCCTGCCGGCCGGCACGCCGCTGGCAGCGGCGATCCACGTCGCGCGGACGGTCTGCCGCCGCTCCGAACGGCGCGTGGTCACGCTCGGGTTCCAGGAGGGCGTGACGATTCCGGCCAACGCGATCGAATACCTCAACCGGCTCGGCGACCTGCTCTTCGTCATGGCGCGGGTGGCCAACCGGCAGGCAGGCCTGGCGGACGACCCGTGGATTCATCCCTGACCGGTACGGCGGCCGGCACGCCCGCCGAACCCGCTCCCGCGGCTACGGTCCCCCTGTTCAGCGCCTCCGTGGCCCGGGCTGCGGCGGCGCTGGCCGAGATCCGCAACCGCATCGCCGCCCAGCACGCGGCGGGCAGCCCCGGCATCCAGGCCTGCGCGCTCGCCACCGACATGTTCGACATGGCGATCATCGCTCTCTGGGAGGCCCTGGTCGCAGACCTCGGCGGCGCGGACCGGGCCGCCGTCCGCGACCGCGTCGCCGTCGTCGCGCATGGCGGCTACGGGCGCCGGCAGATGGCCCCCGGCTCCGACGTCGACCTGATGCTGCTCCACGACGGCAGCGCCGCCGCGCGGCGGGCCGCGTCCGCCGCGGCGCGGCGGCTCCTCCAGGATCTCTGCGATGCCGGCTTCACCGTCGGCCAGAGCGTGCGCTCGCTCGCCGAGGCCGTGCGGCTGGCCGGGGCCGACGCCACGATCCTCAGTTCGCTGCTCGACAGCCGTACGCTGGCCGGCCCGGCGGGACTGGTCGAGTCGCTCGCCTTCAAGCTGCGGAAGAAGATCGCCCGCGGGCGGCGCCGGGTC
Protein-coding sequences here:
- the trxA gene encoding thioredoxin; protein product: MGSALEFTDANFQSEVLQSTVPVLVDFWAPWCGPCRMIGPMIEELAVENAGSFKVGKVNVDDNQKLAMSYNVASIPTIMIFSGGTLVQQYMGVQPKAKLQQALDEAKTA
- the proC gene encoding pyrroline-5-carboxylate reductase; the encoded protein is MTAHAKVGRPGAGDRIAMIGGGQMALALAEGFQRSGLVPASSMTVFDPHPPARERLAARLPEIRFAASAAEAVTGADTVILAVKPQQAVAACCGLAVPADAVVVSIVAGLSLAAIADITGTRRVVRVMPNTPCLVGRGVSVACRTADVPADRFARVMELLRAVGSVHEADESLLDAVTGLSGSGPGFVAVLVEALADGGVRAGLPRPLALALAIETLAGTAALLEQTGEHPAQIKDRVASPGGTTIAGLAVLEQRGVRGAVGDAVVAAAARARELGRPPAS
- a CDS encoding ATP--cob(I)alamin adenosyltransferase, giving the protein MKIYTKTGDAGETGLFGGPRVRKDHARIEAFGTVDELNSQLGVVRTLAAAAGFDPLLRRVQCELFDLGAQLATPGADEERITPGHVTALEQEIDRHEAGLEPLRCFILPAGTPLAAAIHVARTVCRRSERRVVTLGFQEGVTIPANAIEYLNRLGDLLFVMARVANRQAGLADDPWIHP